From Quercus robur chromosome 8, dhQueRobu3.1, whole genome shotgun sequence:
AGCCACTGCTTTCCTCTGTAACCACCGCATCAATATGGTGCTTTGAGTAGCTCTTAATTTCTAAGTCTGTCTCTCTTCTCCATAACATAGCTAAGCCccctccttttccttttcctttgacataaaacccattttcaaaacCAATCTTTACCTTAACTTTCTGCATTCctggattttttctttttgtctccCACAAGAAGACGATTGCGGGATCCCAGCGTCGCACCAAATCGCGCAACGCACCAACTGATcgggggttcccaagcccccgacagTTCCAGCATAAAGCAATCATGGCTCCCGGCGGTGCTGTCTCGCAGTCACCGCCGTTTCAATAGTCATAAGAACATCACTGTCTGGAGCTTCCTCacgttttttcttatttttccttacCTCCTCTGCTTcttgcttctctattttcctAGGCCTTTTTGTTCcaacttcctcttctttttgGGCTACTGCGTTACTATCAGTCAGGCCCTGTGCTCTGGCTAGTTTCTTCCAACTTCCCCTTGCATTGGGCTTCCTTTCTTCACTTTGGCCCACGTCCATATAGCCCACAACAGCCTCTTCACTTTTATCACCTTTTGGCTTCAACGGGCTTGTCACCTCCGACTCATCCCcatttttccttcccttttgtAGGCCCACTATAGATATTTCATCCCCACATATTTTATTCTTCCCTTTTGCCTTAGCTGTGTCCTGCACCTTCCCTTGCTCACGTGCTACATCTCCCTTCCCCAAGCTAAGCAAAGTCTCTTCAACCTTATCCCATCTCTGAGACAGACAAGCCGCCTGGCATGCTGACCTCCCATCATCACCTCGGGTACCCCAGTCACCAGCTTTTCCACTTTCTTGAAAGCCACCAGATTTTTGAACTCCACCGCCACTATCAGTCGCTGTATCTCCCATCACCGCCATCGAGGGTGGCTGCCTTATTTCTTCACTTCCGCTGCTTGACACAGCACTGtcattcttcttggtttttacTTTATACTGAGTCCCATTAAAACTTCCATTTGCTTTAAGCCACTCCCCATACTGATACTCAGTTTCCTTTCCATTTGTTGCTTGCGTGCAATGCCGATCGTCATGTCCCATTCTTCCACATACATAGCACACAGTAGGCAGCCTCTCGTACTTGAAAGTTATCCATACCCTTTCATCTTCCATGTTCTTAAtgtacccccccccccctccggAGTGGTTTGTCGATTTGCAACTCAACTCGGATTCGCATAAACTTCGCCTGATCTGTTTGCCCTGACCTCTTATCTGTTTCAACATAAATACCGATACTATTTTCGATGTCTTTCCCGGATTCTTCAGACATAAACTCAAACGGCAGCCCCCACACCTGAACCCAAAACGGCGAGTGTGTGAAGGTAATGTTCGCCGCTGAGAGGCCTTTTCTCCATCGACACAATAGCAGCAAATTATTGTCAAAATTCCAGGGGCCATTTTTCTCTACCCATTCCATTTGGTATCTCGACCCAAATTTAAATTGTAATATACCATTGCCTACCTCCAATATCCTCAAGTCAGATCCCATTTTCCAAACAGCTCTCAAAGTGCCTTTCAGAGCTCGTTGATTCTGTTGCCTGCTTGACTGAAGCTTCCCAAAAAGGCTTAGATAGCATTCCTCTAGAAGCTCAGCACGGCTTTGGTTCGTGATCTGGATACATTCCTCTTCTTCCTTGGTGAGCTGCAGATTCTGCAGTCCATCTAGTACAGCTTGTTCCATTTCAATGCTCTAGGTCTTGACCATGCCCAATCTTAGAGATTAGTAtagtcaaagagaaaaccccTAGTTAAGAACTAAGGGAGGAAAGAGCTCTTactgaagagagagaaaaaaactcCTACTTGGGAGAGACTTATGCCACACAACAGTTTGTGTTTTTCACGTGTATTGTACCTGATATACTTAATATCTTGTTTGGTTTAGTGCAACCAGTCTTGgcccccaaaaataaaaagattttacaTTTTGCTTCCTGCTTCTAATAGAAGTTATGATGAGGAGAAAATAGAGTTCCTTATTGATGAGCCACTAGCCTTGGTACTGTAATGACCAAAGGAAAAATCGCTAATCACATCTGCGTTATACCTCAAAAaaactagtcacaattgaggctccttgaagttgttaataaagcccagatctatccagtaaatacccgatgtaggactcatcacacacccactcATATtatacaatcaatcaaattggggtatcacaatctcccccacttaaatccctaacgtcctcgttagggcccactttgtgaaatAGTGTCTCCGAGCCCAAATAGGGTTACCGGGCCGACTctaataccatatgtaacgactaAAGGAAAAAGCGCTAGTCACATCTGCACTATACCTCAAAaagactagtcacaattgagactctttgtagttgttaataaagtctAGATCTACCAAGTAAATACCCGATATGGgtctcatcacacacccacacatatcatacaatcaatcaaattgtgTCACAATTGAGGTTccttgtaattgttaataaaacccagatctacccagtaaataccggatgtgggactcatcacacacccacacacatcacacaatcaatcaaattgggcatcacaatctcccccacttaaatctctaatgtcctcgttagggcccactttgtaaGGTAGTGTCTCCGAACCCACACGGGATTACCGGgccagctctgataccatatgtaacgacccaaggaaaagtgcTAACCACATTGGCGCTATAACTCAAAagaactagtcacaattgaTCAGTCTCCttacagttgttaataaagcccagttcaacccaataaatacccgatgtgagactcatcacacactTACACACAtcatacaatcaatcaaattggggcatcacaatctcccccacttaaatccctaacgtcctcgttagaaaccactttgtggggtagtgtctctgagcccacacgggattactggcccctcacggttttgttctcCCTTAAAACACATAGCAGTGGGGGAAAAGGCCTCTGGCTTTTCTCGTGGTCAACATTTATGCCTCGTTGACAGGGTTGTGCTGTCCCTTTTTTTGGGGCTGGAACCTCCTTTACATCCCTTTTCTTAAGGATGGCTActttggaacctaaaggtgcactcccttgctaaggagcttcccTTTTTGGATCCTCGATAGTATACTCCTttgctaaggagctatcaaatgtgcactgtccCCTTTTCGAGGACcatcccttgctaaggactagctgcaatatgattgtcccttgctaaggactaaatacTGAGCTTGCAATACTGAACTtctaatcacgacttgccataggttttcaagacatattcaatatgctcacaaaaataatccattcataattctcaacgaagtataaaaatatattcacacatacaagtttaactaaatttaggttgtcccacaagtttttcataaaacgaataGTAAATGTGCATatcaaacatttataaaatatcaatttagatATAGAATAATCAACATATTTCCTTGATACAAAATAGTTTAATAGTCAACACTGTTTTGGGAAGACCCCTAGAATTAGTAAACATCACTTATGTAATGACCAAAGGAAAAAACACTAGTCACATCTGCACTATACCTCAAAATGAATAGTCACAATTGAGgatccttgtagttgttaataaagctcagatctacccagtaaatacccgatgtgggactcatcacacacccacacatatcatacaatcaatcaaattggggtatcataatctcccccacttaaattgAGGctccaaagcggacaatatctacacaggtGGGGTGGGGtcgttacagatggtatcagaaCTAGGTCCTAGCCAAAAGTGTGAGTCCCACACGCGAGGACGCGTGTGCTCATAAGGGaggtggattgtagtgacccaaaaggGGGTCTTACAAttcatggaatcccacatcacCTAGGGAAGCATatgagaatgtgtttataaggagtGACCTTCCTTTAATGTGTAGAGGCTTTTTCCCCCACTACTGTGTGCTTTGGAGgagaacaaaaccgtgaggggtatgaggccccaaagcggacaatatctacacaggtGGGATGGGGTCGTTACAGGTACAACACAACCCTCCACCCTATTCTTCTACCCATTCTACTTTTGGGTGGGGGAGAGTCGTATATATAAGATGATTCAACTTACATTATACTGACTTTAATCCTAGTCACCCAACCATAATTTTGTGATTAGGTTAGATTACTTGACAAATAATGCAATCTATACTGTGATAGATTCGGCTTCAGAGGTTCTTATGGGcagggtttgggtttttttatgtttatgaaAGAGCTGGATCCTATGGGATTTTGTATTAAGAAAGAGTATTGCTACATACACAACTTCACAATAATTtagttaaaatgtttttaattttaatttttgtttacaCCCACAACTTGCATAACATTTTTCACCtactaataacaatttgttaTTTGGTAGATGTGAAATGAATTATACCTCTAGACAAATTGTTCATGGAGTACTCTGGGTATTTAAATATAGGAAGGATGGATTTTTGTTGATAATAGGTTTATGGTGTCATGCTGGTGGTGAAGAGAGATAAACTAAGTAAATGAGTTTAAAAAGATTTGGATTCCTCACTTGGACTCTAATGTTACTCCAAATGTTTCTCCATCTCTCTCAAAATTAAACCTAAGatcaaaaacatttaaaaaatgaaatgaattttaaaaataaaaaaataaaaaaacaaagattttgttattattctttttgttttttcgaTAGCTAATTAGGCTCTTCTTTGTtctccatctaatttttttttctttgagatgTTTTACTCTGCTCTTCCCAGATTTTTCCTTCTTCACCAATACAACAAGCctctaaaatatttcattctcaTTTCTCACCCTAGAAAACCTCCTCAAGACGTACCACCTTAAGATGTTTCATACTTCTTCATCGGAAAGATCCCTCTCATTTAAATCATCCAATTTAATCCAGAGCTAAGATAtgtgatattttaaaaaatccaatggTCTTAAAAAGCCCATTTAAACTACACAAATTcagttttttcatttcttgttttccccactttttatttttatttttttatcattaattttaaaagttgGCTAGAAAATCCATGAAAACTGAATCTAAATtcaaattgaggaaaaaaataccataaaaatgaatttgaaaatgaggTAAGAATAAGATGtgtgatatttttaaaatccaattAATGGTCTTAAAAAACCCATTTAAACTGCACAAATTCagttttcttcatttcttgttttccccacctttttaaaaaaaaaaaaaaaaaaaaaaaaaccttagaagTTGAGAAATTCTATGCTATGTCCACAACTTATcacctataatttattttaaaaatattgtagacgtatTACATCTcttaaaagttagctgaaaaatccatgaaaagtgaaaactgaatttgaattcaaattgaagaacaaaataccataaaaatgaatttgaaattaagtttaagaaaaaaatacttttaaatatttgtttttgtcaTTGTACCATAGGGATTTGAGTGAGTACACAAAAAAtgcaaagaaaggaaaaatcatggaagcaaaaaataaaagcatgtgGCTAGAACTAAATTCCCAATGGAATGCATATACGAACTAGATATACGAACTAGTCCTATATTAAATCACACATATAACCACAAAATTCACCATACCGATCGACACCCACACAAGCATGCTCACAATCAACACAAGTGAAAATATAGATCGAGTAGGTCATAATACTACGAATACAAGGAAGTCAAGTGCTTAACAATtagaacaaaacacaaaatttcaatgtccatcaaataattaattaaaagaaatatctCCCTCACTCATGTTCAAACTAGACCCCTTTAATAACAAGTCTCGAGTAGAATCACCAATTTGTGAACACCTTCACGTGAATCGTACGATGCATCTAGAGGTTGGGTAATGTTAATAAGTACATTAACATCTAGAGGTTGGAGAGTCCATTAATGTACATCTAAGGTTCACATGTGCCAAGCTCTCAAAAAGCCTCTTCTAGTGATTAAGTTTGAAGAAACCCAAGATCTAGTGGTGTAAAAGTTACTGCCACATCTAGAATACATTGTTGCTAGAAGACAAAGCTTCAATATTTGGACTCATAAGTCATAAGTGAGTTGTTCATGTTCAACAGAGTTCTACTATTGAAGAGTTCTTAAATTTGAAGCTACGTTGGATAATGCTAATAAGTACAATTTAGAATATGGTTATTCTAATactgtaaaacttcaattcatTAGTGAATCTAGTTTCCTTCAGGTTGGTGGTGAAGCCTTGGCAGTGGTTTTAAACTTAAGCTCATGAGTGATTGTGGTCTCTAAAGTTTAACATTATCATTTTCAGTtcctaaaaaacttaaaatgatCGCTTTAGTCCCTATAGGGCCACTTTATAGTTTGTTCAAGTACTCTAAGGAACTAAATGTGTGGTCACTTTAAATTTTAGGGGCTAAAATCGCTCATGAGTTAATTGACCCATTAGCTTTTCCTTACACTATCATATTCTGtactatttgtttttgttgttattttaatGGTTCACAATATTGATGTTATTTGCTTTAACCAAGGTCTTAAGCATAATTGgactaattaataacttggcttaaaattggttaaatttttgtgtgtatgtttgtatgtatgtatatatatatgtgtgtgtgtgtaagaaaaaaatatcataaatatgTGTTtagaccaaaaataaataaaacaacttaAGGAGGAaacattaaattatattttagatcacttgttaaaattaaaaacttcaataaaataaaaacaaattaaacgaTGATAAACGACTCATgaattaaaattctttttttttttttttaagaaacaaacacacacacaaggggaTAGGGAAATGAATTCtctaacacaaagacataccacaactccactcaaaagcaaTGGTAACTCTTAAGGGAGGATgaggcaagttatactacacacaacataCTCTCTTAAACAATATGGGAtaattacccattcttttttttgagaaacaaacacacacatacacaaaggagaaggaaatggttccataaattaaaattctaggTTTGAATAAAGACAGGATTAAAATtaatgttaataaaaatatgattgaaaTCCCAACTAAAAGAAAagcttaaaaaaacaaaattaatacaACAAATGAGAAAGAGCTTGGAGAGGATAAGCAGAATGAAATAGGGTGTCTACATTTATGTCCCTTTTTGGTGGAATTCATGCATAAGTAAGCTGAGTGCATGTGTATATGAGTGATGAAATGAGTGAACACTGAACTGTGGAAATGTAGTAGGGGAAGACCTCGAATACCTATGATAGCTCGCAAGCCTAGGTATTCGGTAAGTTTGGAACATTAACACAAGACCTTGAGGTGTAACAGCAGTATCCGTGGAACTTAATCTTAGCCTGTGATCCATGCCAAAAGAAATTAGTAATTTATCATACATGTCAAATATGAATGGATTAGAAAGACAAATGTTTCTGTTTTAGTATGGTAAAAATTCTATGCTAGCACGCTATAAGAACTTGAGGAAGAAGAAATTGACAAATCCTATCTTGCTTCACTACCCATGAAGTAAGAGATAGAGCTAATGTACTTCAACTGCTGGGGATCTCTCCGGAGAAATTGTTCTTCGAAAGATCTATACTTTTTACCAGTCAAAGAATAGTGCCATACTTAACAACTCACCCCTTCATCACAAGCAATGCACTTTCAAATTGCTCATGTTCAGCATATCCTAATGAGAAACTATATGAATAAATggcatgttttgaatttttatttgtggtCATGGCACTGATTCATAATACATGTAGGTATGCCTCCAAATAGCTTATTGAGTGAAAGGTCCAAGATTTGAAGTGAAGTTAGAGCACAAACTTCTTTTGGCATATGACCATGAAAATTATTTGAGCGAAGGTTGAGAATCATCAAGTTCAAAAGTCTAAGTCCTATCCATGAAGGTATGCTTCCAACAAATTCATTTTCACCAATATCAATGGTCACCaactttttacaatttttcaaagaGGATGGTAATTTTCTAGAGAATTTGTTGTCGCATAGGTATAAATACCTAAGATCAATCAGAGATCCAATGGATGCTGGAATACTACCAGTGAAATTATTGTTTCCCAAATTTAAGGCCGACAATCTTTGCCACATCATCCAACAATTAGTTATTTCCctaataaaagattttttttcccaaatcgAGATATTCCATTTGTTTAGGCACATTCATCTTGTAACACAAAAAGTGAGATATAGATCCAGACAATAAATTGTTTGAAAGATCTCATATGCTCACATTTGAAGGTATAAAAGGTAACAGACCTCTGAAGCAATTTCAACTCATATCAACCATTGCACTAGAGAAAAAACCGTTGGAATATTTGGAATCTCTCCATACATTTGATTGAGAGACAAATTTAGATATAGGAATTGAGAAGACATGTTCCAAAACAAATGAGGAACTACATCTGAAATATTGGTGTTGTATATATCCAAATATCGAAGACGCTTTTGTGAACAAAGCCATGATGGAAATTTTGGCTCTAAATTCCATGATCTTAATCCTAACTATTGTACAGTTGAAAAGGAGGGATCCAATTGTGAGTTACTTCTAAAGTAAGTCGTTTTCCAATTGATTTTGAGATGCATGAAGTTGTGTTAATCTTGTTAAATTGGCAAAATGAACTTCATATACAACACCCTTGAACTTATTTGAATCAATATATAGAGACTCTAATTTGGCCAGTCGTCCAAGACTTTGAGGGAGAGTTCGATTAAATTGATTAGTTGCAAGGTCCAAAATTCTCAAAGATGAAAGATTTCCTATAAGGAAAACAAATAGTACAGAATATGATAATGTAAGGAAAAGCCAATGGGTCAATTAACTCATGAGCAATTTTAGCCCCTAAAATTTAAAGTGATCACACATGTAGTCCCTTAGATTACTTGGCCAAACTATAGACTGACCCTATAGGGACTAAAGCGAtcgttttaagttttttaggaACTAAGTGTCTGTTTAAATaccgcttattactgaaaactaaaaactaaaaacactgtagtaaaataatttttaaatatgttaatagtaccgtggaacccagttttaaagaaaaatttgctgaaatccgtatttgtgggtcccgtgaacagtgcacgggacccaaaCGAAGGCTAAAAATGATAATGTTAAACTTTAGAGACTACAATCACTCATGAGCTTAAGTTTAAAACCACTGCAAAGGCTTCACCACCAACCTGAAGGAAACTAGATTCACTAatgaattgaagttttacagtATTAGAATAACCATATTCTAAATTGCTATAACCCAATAGTACTTATTAACATTATCCAACGTAGCTTCAAATTTAAGAACTCTTCAATAGTAGAACTCCATTGAACATAAACAACTCACTTATGAGTCCAAATATCCACTTGAAGCTTTGACTTCTAGCAACAATGTATTCTAGATGCGGCAGTAACTATTACACCACCGGATCTTGGGTTTCTTCAAACTTAATCACTAGAAGAGGCTTTCTGAGAACTTGGCACATGTGAACCTTAGACGTACATTAATGGACTCTCCAACCTCTAGAATCTAGATGTTAATGCACTTATTAACATTACCCAACCTCTAGATGCATCACGATTCACGTGATGGTGTTCACAAATTGGTGATTCTACTCGAGACTTGTTAAAGAGGTCAACTTTGAACATGAGAGAGGGagatatttcttttaattaattatttgatggacattgaaattttgtgtttaatttgttCTAATTGTTAAGCACTTGCTTCCTTGTATTCGTAGTTATTATTACCTACTCGATATATATTTTTCACTTGTGTTGATTGTGAGCATGCTTGTGTGGGTGTTGGTATATATGGTGAATTTTGGGGTTATATGTGTAATTTAATGTGGACTAGTTTGTATATCTAGCATTCCATTGGGAATTTAGTTCTAGCcacatgcttttatttttttgcttccatgatttttcctttttttgcattttttgtgGACTCACTTAAATCCCTATGGTACAAtgacaaaaacaaatatttaaaggtattttgttcttaaacttaatttcaaattcatttttacggtattttgttcttcaatttgaattcaaattcagTTTAATTTCATGGAtttttcaactaacttttaagagaggtgatacgtctacaacattttcataacaaatcataggtgataagttgtggacatagcatttctcaacttctaagggttttttttttttttttttttttttttttttttttaagatggggaaaacaagaaatgaagaaaactGAATTTGTGTAGTTTAAATGGGTTTTTTAAGACCattggattttaaaaatatcacaTATCTTATTCTTAACTCATTTTCAAGTTCATTTTTATGGTATTTTGTTCCTCAATTTGaattcagtttcagttttcatggAGTTTCCAGCCAACTTTTAAtgttaatgataaaaaataaaaataaaaagtggggaAAACAGGAAATGAAGAAAACTGAATTTGTGTAGTTTAAATGGGCTTTTTAAGAccattggattttttaaaatatcacaTATCTTAGCTCTGGATTAAATTGGATGATTTAAAAGAGAGGGATCTTTCCCATGAAGGAGTATGAAACATCTTAAGGTGGTAGTCTTGAGGAGGTTTTCTAGGGTGAGAAATGAGAATGAAATACTTTAGAGAAAAGCTTGTTGTATTGGTGAAGAAGGAAAAATCTGGGAAGAGCAAAGTAAAAAacctcaaagaaaaaaaaaatcagatgaaGAACAAAGAAGAGCCTAATTAGCTATCGAAAAAACAGaaagaataataacaaaatctttgtttgtttctttcttttttttctttttttcttttttaaatt
This genomic window contains:
- the LOC126695792 gene encoding uncharacterized protein LOC126695792, with protein sequence MEQAVLDGLQNLQLTKEEEECIQITNQSRAELLEECYLSLFGKLQSSRQQNQRALKGTLRAVWKMGSDLRILEVGNGILQFKFGSRYQMEWVEKNGPWNFDNNLLLLCRWRKGLSAANITFTHSPFWVQVWGLPFEFMSEESGKDIENSIGIYVETDKRSGQTDQAKFMRIRVELQIDKPLRRGGGVH